A genomic segment from Bacteroidia bacterium encodes:
- the argH gene encoding argininosuccinate lyase, whose translation MKLWSTKSGSPDVEEKMVEQFTVGKDTSHDLLLAPYDVIASQAHAKMLGKVGLIPKPEAEQLVLALEEIGKMIRKGTFAIAPGVEDVHSQIEMMLTEKLGEVGKKIHLGRSRNDQVLTAIKLFIREDLKVACSLTSTLRSRLVQAAEANQDIELPGYTHLQVAMPSSAPMWLGAYAESLAEDELMLKTAISVSDKNPLGSAAGYGTDLPLDRDFTTKEIGFAELNENPVYAQMTRGKTEKIAAMALATVAGTLNKLAYDAIFFMTQEINFISFPDHLTTGSSIMPHKKNPDVWEIIRGKTGQLAALPNTITLMTHNLTSGYHRDLQLLKEELFPAFESLKSCLEMSGLMIQNIRFRENILDDEKYKHIRSVEKVNALVKDGMSFRDAYLKVKEELSATAQ comes from the coding sequence ATGAAACTCTGGTCAACAAAAAGCGGTTCTCCTGATGTAGAGGAGAAGATGGTAGAACAGTTCACCGTGGGCAAGGATACTTCCCATGATCTCTTGCTGGCCCCCTACGACGTGATCGCTTCCCAGGCGCATGCAAAAATGCTGGGAAAGGTTGGACTTATCCCCAAGCCGGAGGCTGAACAGCTGGTTTTAGCCCTGGAGGAGATAGGGAAGATGATCCGCAAAGGAACATTCGCAATCGCGCCGGGAGTGGAAGACGTACATTCTCAAATAGAGATGATGCTCACCGAAAAGCTGGGAGAGGTAGGAAAAAAGATCCACCTCGGCCGTAGCCGAAATGACCAGGTGCTTACCGCGATCAAGCTTTTTATCCGAGAGGATCTCAAGGTCGCCTGTTCCCTTACCTCGACCTTAAGGTCGAGGTTGGTACAGGCGGCGGAGGCCAACCAGGATATTGAACTTCCGGGGTATACCCATCTTCAGGTGGCGATGCCATCTTCCGCACCGATGTGGCTGGGCGCGTATGCCGAAAGTTTAGCGGAGGATGAGTTGATGTTGAAGACGGCCATTTCGGTTTCGGATAAAAATCCTTTGGGATCGGCAGCCGGTTATGGAACTGACCTGCCTCTGGATCGTGATTTTACCACGAAGGAAATCGGTTTTGCAGAATTGAACGAGAATCCGGTGTATGCGCAGATGACGCGTGGAAAAACAGAGAAGATCGCTGCCATGGCTCTGGCTACGGTGGCCGGGACCTTGAACAAGCTTGCGTATGACGCCATTTTCTTTATGACACAGGAAATAAATTTTATTTCTTTTCCGGATCATTTGACCACAGGCTCCAGCATCATGCCACATAAGAAGAATCCGGATGTATGGGAGATCATTCGTGGGAAGACAGGGCAGTTAGCCGCACTTCCCAATACGATCACCCTGATGACGCACAATCTTACTTCCGGCTATCATCGCGATCTTCAATTGCTGAAGGAAGAGCTCTTCCCGGCTTTTGAATCCTTGAAATCCTGCCTGGAAATGTCGGGACTGATGATTCAAAACATCCGTTTCCGGGAAAACATACTCGACGACGAGAAGTACAAGCACATTCGCTCGGTAGAAAAGGTGAATGCACTGGTGAAGGACGGAATGAGTTTCCGCGATGCGTATTTGAAGGTGAAGGAGGAGTTATCGGCTACTGCACAGTAA
- a CDS encoding acetylornithine carbamoyltransferase — translation MKHFTTVHDVEDPALLVRESLAMKMDPSLASYAGSGKTLGLIFLNPSLRTRISTQKAAQMLGMNCMVMNMDREGWALEFNDHVVMNGSSVEHIKDAAGVLGQYFDVLGVRCFPGLKNKDEDYSEKVLLRFMKYSSVPVISLESATLHPLQSLADMITIEENKPKNRKPKVVLTWAPHIKALPQAVANSFAEWSLAMKHQLVITHPAGMELCEDFTRGAVIEHDQEKALENADFVYVKNWSGYTDYGKVFEGGQDWMLNEQKMALTNEARVMHCLPVRRNLEVPDEILDAPFSLTSAQAGNRLWSAMAVLNRLCGNKVQWPVESEKETVTA, via the coding sequence ATGAAGCACTTTACAACAGTACATGATGTGGAGGATCCCGCTCTTCTGGTCAGGGAGTCGCTGGCGATGAAAATGGATCCTTCCCTGGCCTCCTACGCGGGGAGCGGAAAAACGCTGGGACTGATCTTCCTTAATCCCAGCCTGCGCACGCGCATCTCTACCCAGAAGGCCGCCCAGATGCTGGGCATGAACTGCATGGTCATGAATATGGATCGGGAGGGATGGGCACTGGAATTTAACGACCATGTGGTGATGAACGGCAGTTCTGTAGAACATATTAAGGATGCTGCGGGTGTGCTCGGACAATACTTTGATGTGTTGGGCGTGCGCTGTTTTCCCGGACTCAAAAACAAGGATGAGGATTATTCAGAAAAGGTACTCCTGCGTTTTATGAAATATTCCTCTGTACCGGTGATCAGCCTTGAAAGCGCTACACTCCATCCGCTCCAAAGTCTTGCGGATATGATTACCATTGAAGAGAATAAACCAAAGAACCGCAAACCAAAGGTAGTGCTCACCTGGGCTCCTCACATTAAAGCCTTACCTCAGGCAGTTGCCAATTCCTTCGCAGAATGGTCACTGGCAATGAAACATCAACTCGTGATCACACATCCGGCAGGCATGGAACTGTGCGAAGATTTTACACGGGGTGCTGTGATCGAACATGATCAGGAAAAAGCGCTGGAGAATGCGGATTTCGTTTATGTAAAGAACTGGTCGGGTTATACTGATTACGGAAAAGTATTTGAAGGCGGACAAGACTGGATGTTAAATGAGCAGAAAATGGCCTTGACCAATGAGGCCAGGGTGATGCACTGTTTACCCGTGCGCCGGAACCTTGAAGTTCCGGACGAGATCCTGGATGCGCCATTTTCACTCACCTCTGCTCAAGCCGGAAACCGTTTGTGGTCTGCTATGGCGGTGCTGAATCGCCTCTGTGGGAATAAAGTACAATGGCCCGTGGAATCTGAAAAGGAAACTGTAACGGCATGA
- the argB gene encoding acetylglutamate kinase, whose amino-acid sequence MKKKLNIIKIGGNVIDDTAALNQFLADFVKVPHPKILVHGGGKLATDLANKMGISQVLWQGRRITDAGTLKIAVMVYAGWINKNIVASLNAKGEVAIGITGADLSILKAEKRNHPEIDFGFVGDISPASVNTEVMRKLLDTCGTLVFAPITADASGQLLNTNADTIASTLAVSLASTFEVQLNFCFEKPGVLREAEDENSFVSRLNLSLYRQMKSEDRITRGMIPKLDNSFQAIQSGVQGVYIGHFKNLLKMIACDEDAGTCIV is encoded by the coding sequence ATGAAGAAAAAGCTAAATATTATCAAGATCGGAGGGAATGTGATCGACGATACCGCCGCGCTAAACCAATTTCTGGCGGACTTTGTTAAAGTGCCGCATCCTAAGATCTTGGTGCATGGCGGTGGAAAGCTGGCCACAGACTTGGCGAATAAAATGGGAATCTCACAGGTGCTGTGGCAAGGGCGACGGATCACCGATGCGGGTACGTTAAAGATCGCGGTGATGGTTTACGCAGGGTGGATCAATAAAAATATTGTTGCCTCTCTGAATGCGAAGGGTGAAGTAGCGATAGGGATCACCGGTGCCGACCTCTCCATCCTGAAAGCCGAGAAAAGGAATCATCCGGAGATCGACTTTGGCTTCGTGGGCGACATTTCGCCCGCTTCCGTAAATACGGAGGTCATGAGGAAGTTACTGGATACCTGCGGAACCTTGGTGTTTGCTCCCATTACCGCCGACGCCTCCGGTCAGTTGTTGAACACCAATGCCGATACTATTGCCTCAACCCTCGCTGTCTCTTTGGCTTCGACGTTTGAGGTGCAATTGAATTTCTGTTTTGAAAAACCGGGCGTGCTGCGTGAAGCAGAGGATGAAAATTCATTCGTAAGCCGGCTTAACCTTTCACTTTACCGGCAGATGAAGTCCGAAGACCGGATTACACGGGGAATGATCCCGAAGCTCGATAACTCTTTTCAGGCCATACAATCCGGCGTGCAGGGAGTTTACATCGGACATTTCAAGAATCTTTTAAAAATGATCGCCTGCGATGAAGACGCCGGAACTTGTATCGTCTAA
- a CDS encoding M20/M25/M40 family metallo-hydrolase, giving the protein MTAEECVALLFRLIAIPAFSGEEKGRADLIADLLKENGFNVQRAGNNVWAYAHANVGRPVLLLNSHLDTVKPATGYSRDPFLPAIENGKLYGLGANDAGASLVTLLYTFISHAEQALPYQLCFLASAEEENSGSGGMVLALAHVKNIYCAIVGEPTGMQPCVAQKGLMVLDIVTRGKSGHAARDTGDNAIYKAIGEIRCIEQLVLPKVSEHLGKIRFSVTQVNAGKQHNVIPDECRWVIDVRSTDQYTHEEILNELRKVIQSEISPRSVRLQPSFIPNEHPLVKAAIKTGGIPFGSPTLSDTALMPFPALKIGPGKSERSHTADEYILVDEIEKALIIYSELLKNLI; this is encoded by the coding sequence ATGACAGCTGAGGAGTGTGTCGCTTTACTCTTCCGCCTGATCGCTATTCCTGCGTTCAGCGGGGAGGAGAAGGGAAGGGCTGATCTTATCGCAGACCTGTTAAAAGAAAATGGGTTCAACGTTCAGCGGGCCGGAAACAATGTTTGGGCATACGCGCACGCGAATGTGGGGAGGCCGGTTTTATTGCTGAATTCCCACCTGGATACCGTGAAGCCTGCCACCGGATACAGCCGGGATCCCTTTTTACCAGCGATTGAAAATGGAAAACTCTATGGATTAGGAGCCAACGATGCAGGGGCATCATTGGTAACCCTGCTCTACACGTTTATTTCACATGCGGAGCAGGCTTTACCTTATCAATTGTGCTTTTTGGCCAGTGCGGAAGAGGAGAACTCAGGCAGTGGCGGGATGGTGTTAGCTTTAGCGCACGTGAAGAATATATACTGCGCGATTGTGGGTGAGCCGACCGGAATGCAACCATGCGTGGCACAGAAAGGATTGATGGTGCTGGATATCGTTACGCGCGGAAAAAGCGGACATGCAGCCCGCGATACCGGTGACAATGCGATCTACAAGGCCATCGGGGAGATCCGCTGTATAGAGCAACTTGTTCTTCCCAAAGTAAGTGAGCACCTGGGAAAGATTCGGTTCTCGGTTACCCAAGTGAATGCCGGAAAGCAACATAATGTGATCCCCGATGAATGCCGCTGGGTTATTGATGTACGAAGCACCGATCAATATACTCATGAGGAAATTCTGAATGAACTCCGGAAGGTGATCCAGTCTGAGATCTCTCCCCGCAGTGTGCGGTTACAACCCTCGTTCATCCCTAATGAGCATCCTTTGGTCAAAGCTGCGATCAAAACGGGAGGCATTCCTTTCGGATCCCCAACATTGTCGGATACCGCGTTGATGCCGTTCCCGGCCTTGAAAATAGGCCCCGGGAAGAGTGAAAGGTCTCATACTGCCGATGAATATATCCTCGTCGATGAAATAGAAAAGGCATTGATTATTTATTCTGAACTACTAAAGAATTTGATATGA
- a CDS encoding aspartate aminotransferase family protein: MQLFNVYPLFPLEPVSASGAWITDKKGKKYLDFYGGHGVISIGHSHPHYVKKLTYQLGKIGFYSNSVIISQQQELADKLGALCDYPDYNLFLCNSGAEANENAMKLASFVTGRSKIIALKKAFHGRTSLAVEATDDVSIRARINRHDHVTFVELNDEVALEAAFSGEVAAFIFEGIQGVGGVHEPSAPFLEKAARLCRKYGAFLIADEIQSGFGRSGKFFAHQYSGVRADIITMAKGMGNGFPVAGLLITPEVKANHGMLGTTFGGNHLACTAATAVLDVLASQNLLEAARYTGEYLMKKLRTMGGFKELRGRGLMIGLEIPESLYSLRTELLVRQRIFTGASGKNVIRLLPPLNITKEEADHFINAVEVCLTPEIQMEK; encoded by the coding sequence ATGCAACTGTTTAACGTATATCCTCTTTTTCCCCTGGAGCCGGTTTCTGCATCCGGAGCATGGATCACAGATAAAAAGGGTAAGAAGTACCTCGACTTTTACGGTGGTCATGGTGTGATCAGTATCGGCCATTCCCATCCGCATTATGTGAAGAAGCTGACGTACCAGTTGGGAAAAATCGGGTTTTATTCTAATTCGGTTATCATTTCACAGCAACAGGAACTTGCGGATAAACTCGGGGCCTTGTGTGATTATCCGGATTATAATCTTTTTCTCTGCAACAGCGGGGCGGAGGCCAATGAAAATGCGATGAAGCTGGCTTCTTTTGTTACCGGACGATCAAAGATTATTGCACTGAAAAAGGCTTTTCACGGCCGCACTTCGCTGGCAGTGGAGGCTACGGACGATGTCTCCATCCGGGCACGGATTAACCGTCATGACCATGTAACCTTTGTGGAACTGAACGATGAGGTGGCACTGGAAGCGGCATTTTCCGGAGAAGTGGCTGCGTTTATTTTCGAAGGAATACAGGGTGTGGGCGGTGTTCACGAACCTTCTGCACCGTTTCTGGAAAAGGCCGCCCGCTTGTGCCGGAAGTATGGCGCTTTTCTTATTGCGGATGAAATCCAGTCAGGATTCGGGCGAAGCGGAAAGTTTTTCGCGCATCAGTACAGCGGTGTCAGGGCTGATATCATCACCATGGCCAAGGGAATGGGCAACGGCTTTCCGGTGGCAGGTCTCCTCATTACACCGGAAGTAAAAGCCAACCATGGCATGCTGGGTACAACCTTCGGTGGAAATCATCTTGCCTGTACTGCGGCTACTGCTGTGCTGGATGTTCTGGCGTCGCAGAATCTCCTTGAGGCAGCCCGGTATACAGGAGAATACCTGATGAAAAAACTCCGAACCATGGGTGGGTTCAAAGAACTACGGGGGAGGGGACTGATGATCGGTTTGGAAATCCCCGAGTCGCTTTATTCTCTCCGTACGGAACTGCTGGTGCGGCAGAGGATATTCACAGGGGCATCAGGTAAAAATGTGATCCGGCTCCTCCCGCCCTTAAATATTACCAAAGAGGAAGCAGATCATTTTATTAATGCTGTCGAAGTCTGTCTTACACCTGAAATACAAATGGAAAAATGA